In Drosophila innubila isolate TH190305 chromosome 2R unlocalized genomic scaffold, UK_Dinn_1.0 1_C_2R, whole genome shotgun sequence, the following are encoded in one genomic region:
- the LOC117782845 gene encoding uncharacterized protein LOC117782845 gives IPHRKPGFLPTALPIEEASSITDVPTNGHGYIQFQIDEETPREHVLLPQAEEANAKKNTVNEVLSSLFPDGFSNIFRFSGSEPNIETSSEAPTTTPTTPTTPTTSTTTNKAVVRATTVETPSTTTNSPKNDTYYTYQTTVTKEYRREVRPGHTQIVVERISSAERKPVREGSNHISRDELLRINRAAVASPVLPSLLLQPENEDNETLVAAESAPIVILGEQEIDLDDGQSIEDNQIAETRHMEQHLYQQRLPAPMPGSEPSSPQIESYSQQHGPAENQHINVRIAHNELPDKAEDKQGTQPQQAFDQYQDQNERQFQEISNHQGQEAPSRQFLKTFKPMVSGSAEGPIPKGVFHYESNSPPQRQNWKPPKEADYANSFERPAAQLAYQRELKQSTSSKLNTQAIASPSKDDSSYAGPTPNSLLYVTINSPNPPTSSPASHEAEKPLLPSPHDYVSEAAAEPSQHHVQHVPSPKENLGSYSQPETQLLVKPNGYTFVEVQKSVNIHNKLITEKDGRLVEMHETIYHPPPYQQNHFSLGYSPKDYVAAASPEVGHGSTSSSTSSHSPSENYVSLATNPIHVEQVEYENSHHGTINHDAAPASTVSQHAVPHSPPVAVGEQHSPQPYTLNIEKIIDRPVKEVVEKHIHVPYAVPQPVAVPVHVEHYVDRPYPVETIVEQPVPYPVETIVEKIVEKRVPVEVERIVEKPVEVEKIVEKYVDRPMAIPIHVPVAIHMPMPPNHSPGFNFASHPNALNPWSHASIAHIPPKVLQNYYTRMLKKLLPQIMAHKTPAKATHLKPPTKPVHGEAPKVATFSLADMRFDLRPPPPPQGSAWLQGARYIYNTLPEDLSTAAASAPVHMVKSYIGPVPTTSTSNENNGNDFDEFQRWRSGHSLKRSPDFGRNLHMEYGFKPPLVPSVEIDDKGMPLKQPETEVQ, from the coding sequence ATACCTCACAGGAAACCTGGATTTTTGCCGACAGCATTGCCCATTGAAGAAGCGAGTAGTATTACCGATGTGCCTACGAATGGTCATGGTTATATACAATTCCAAATCGATGAAGAAACGCCCAGAGAGCATGTCCTCTTGCCTCAGGCAGAGGAAGCCAATGCCAAGAAGAATACAGTGAATGAGGTGCTCTCTAGTCTCTTTCCCGATGGTTTCTCGAACATCTTTCGCTTCAGTGGCAGCGAGCCAAACATAGAAACATCCTCGGAAGCGCCCACAACCACACCAACCACACCAACCACACCAACCACATCAACCACTACCAATAAAGCTGTGGTGCGTGCCACAACCGTCGAGACACCGAGCACCACAACAAACTCCCCCAAAAATGACACCTATTACACCTACCAAACCACAGTCACCAAGGAGTATCGCCGAGAGGTGCGACCAGGACATACACAAATTGTGGTTGAGCGGATTAGCAGTGCGGAGAGGAAGCCGGTCAGGGAGGGCAGCAATCACATATCCAGGGATGAGCTGCTGCGCATCAATCGCGCCGCAGTGGCAtcaccagtgctgccaagtttGCTGCTGCAACCAGAGAATGAGGACAATGAGACTCTCGTCGCTGCCGAGAGTGCACCCATTGTCATTCTGGGCGAGCAGGAAATCGACCTGGACGATGGACAAAGCATTGAGGACAATCAGATAGCAGAGACACGTCATATGGAACAGCACCTGTACCAGCAACGATTGCCAGCACCGATGCCCGGGTCAGAGCCTTCCTCCCCACAAATCGAGAGCTATAGTCAGCAACACGGACCTGCCGAGAATCAACACATCAATGTGCGTATTGCCCATAATGAGTTACCGGATAAAGCGGAGGATAAGCAAGGGACACAGCCACAGCAGGCTTTTGATCAATATCAAGATCAGAACGAACGGCAATTCCAGGAAATTAGTAATCATCAAGGTCAGGAGGCACCTTCAAGACAGTTCCTGAAAACCTTTAAGCCCATGGTGTCCGGTAGTGCCGAAGGACCCATACCCAAGGGTGTCTTTCATTACGAGTCCAACAGTCCACCGCAGCGACAAAACTGGAAGCCCCCAAAGGAAGCTGACTATGCCAATTCCTTTGAAAGACCTGCTGCCCAATTGGCTTATCAACGGGAGCTAAAGCAGAGTACAAGTTCCAAGTTAAATACCCAGGCAATTGCTTCTCCATCTAAAGATGACTCCAGCTATGCTGGTCCCACACCCAACAGCCTGCTCTACGTTACAATCAACTCACCCAACCCGCCGACATCCTCTCCTGCCAGCCACGAGGCAGAGAAACCTCTGCTGCCCAGTCCTCATGACTACGTCTCAGAGGCGGCTGCTGAGCCCTCCCAGCATCATGTACAGCACGTTCCCTCACCTAAAGAAAATCTTGGCTCATACTCTCAGCCCGAGACTCAACTCTTGGTTAAGCCCAATGGCTATACCTTTGTGGAGGTTCAGAAATCGGTGAACATTCACAATAAACTCATTACTGAAAAGGACGGCCGTTTGGTGGAAATGCATGAGACCATTTACCATCCGCCGCCCTATCAACAGAATCACTTTTCTCTGGGTTACAGTCCCAAGGATTATGTAGCTGCTGCATCACCAGAAGTGGGACACGGATCGACATCGTCATCAACATCGTCTCACTCACCTTCTGAAAACTATGTTTCCCTGGCCACAAATCCCATTCATGTTGAGCAGGTTGAATATGAGAATTCACACCATGGAACAATCAATCATGATGCTGCTCCAGCTTCTACAGTTTCACAGCATGCCGTTCCTCATTCCCCGCCAGTTGCAGTTGGAGAACAGCATTCACCTCAACCTTATACTCTTAATATTGAGAAAATCATCGATCGACCGGTTAAGGAAGTTGTGGAGAAGCACATTCATGTACCTTATGCTGTTCCCCAACCGGTTGCTGTGCCAGTTCATGTGGAGCACTACGTGGATCGTCCCTATCCCGTAGAAACCATTGTCGAGCAGCCCGTTCCCTATCCCGTCGAAACAATTGTGGAGAAGATTGTCGAGAAGCGAGTGCCTGTCGAAGTGGAACGCATCGTGGAGAAGCCCGTGGAGGTTGAGAAGATTGTGGAGAAGTATGTGGATCGTCCAATGGCCATACCGATTCATGTGCCCGTCGCTATTCACATGCCAATGCCACCAAATCATTCCCCCGGCTTCAACTTTGCATCCCATCCCAATGCCTTGAATCCCTGGTCGCATGCCTCCATTGCCCACATTCCGCCCAAGGTGCTGCAGAATTATTACACGCGCATGTTGAAGAAGTTGTTGCCCCAAATCATGGCTCACAAAACACCAGCGAAGGCAACGCACCTGAAGCCCCCAACCAAACCTGTTCATGGTGAGGCGCCCAAGGTGGCCACCTTTAGTCTGGCCGACATGCGGTTCGATCTGCGACCGCCGCCTCCACCTCAGGGCTCCGCTTGGCTGCAAGGTGCCCGCTACATTTACAACACGCTGCCGGAGGACTTGTCCACAGCAGCTGCCTCGGCACCTGTGCACATGGTCAAGTCCTACATTGGCCCGGTGCCGACGACCAGCACGAGCAATGAGAACAACGGCAACGACTTTGACGAGTTTCAACGCTGGCGCAGTGGTCACTCCCTGAAGCGTAGTCCCGACTTTGGCCGTAATCTGCACATGGAATACGGATTTAAGCCGCCTCTGGTGCCATCGGTCGAGATCGACGACAAGGGAATGCCGCTAAAACAGCCGGA